TAAAAGGGTACTTAATAGCACGGCCCTCCTGTCCTTTCACCCAGTAGTCGCGCAACCAGTCTATACTTGCATTGGGTTGCCAGAAGATGTACCAATACATCAGCGATTGGTTTCCATAACCTGAACCGGGCAGGTTATCACTCCCTTTATTTGTATAGTTAACTTTGGAAGAGATGGTCAGTTTGTCACTGATCTTTGAATGCACAGACATAGCAACGGTATTACGTGTGTAACCCGTGTTTGGTACAATCCAGTCGTTGTTTACGTTTGTAAAAGAAAAACGCGCAGTGGTTTTGTCCGTACCACCATCTACACTAATGCTGTTCGTAAAAGTCTTGCCGGTCTGAAAGAATTTCTGTAACTGATTTGTATAAGGTCTCCACAACGTTCTTTCCGTACCTACCTTTTGTGTAACAGGATCGTACTGAAAGAACATCTGTCCGTCGAACTTTGGGCCATAAGCCGAGCTGGTACCACTGGTGCTGGCACCATCTGCAGAAGTACCGTAGGAATAATAGGCGGCGCCGTCCAAACCTTGTCCATATTCATATTGCAACTCCGGCCAGCGGTTTACCTGTTCCAGCGATTCGTTGCTATTGAAGGTAACACCTAACCCTCTTTTACGGGGTGTACCTGCTTTGGTGGTAATGATCACCGCACCGTTTGCACCACGCTGACCATAGAGCGCTGCAGCACCCGGACCTTTCAGTACGGTAACCGATTCAATATCTTCTGCGTTCAGGTCGTTCAAACCTGTACCATAGTCGGCAGGCATGTTGTCAGATCCTGTACCATAAGGTGTCTCACCATCTATTCCTGTACGGCGTCCGCTACCATTGTTGATCACCACGCCATCTACCACGATGAGGGCTTCGTTGTCACCATTCAGGTTGTTCTCACCACGAAGAATGATTTTGTTAGAACCGGTAGGTCCCGCATTGGAACGAACCAGGTTAAGGCCTGCAACTTTTCCGGAAAGGGCGTCTGTCCAGTTGTTAGACAAAGCGTTAGTGAGCTGCTCACCTTTTACCACTGTGGTAGCATAACCAAGGCCTTTTTCTTCTCTTTTGATACCTAATGCCGTTGTCACCACCACTTCGTTCAGTGCTTTGGCATCAGGGGCCATTTGCAGGTCCAGTTTCTGAGATTCATTTACCGCTACCTGGCGGGTGATATAACCAATAAAAGAGAATACGAGTGTAGGATTATTGCCGGGTACCTTCACGAAGTAATTACCGTCCGGGCCGGAAATAGTACCGATATTACCGCTTTTAATACGCACATTCACCCCTACCAGCGGCTCTCCCCGCTCGTCAGAAATGCGCCCCCGTATCACAATGTCTTCAGGTTTGCGGGTTACGATAAATGTATTGCCGGTTTGGGTGAATACATAACCTGTATTGGCCAGTGCAGCATGCAGTATTTCCTTAGCTGTGGCGTCGAAGATCTTAATGCTGACCCGTACATTAGCATCTACATCATTAGGACTATAATTAATGAGATAACGGCTATTTTTCTGGATGTACTGAAATACATCTTTCAGTGGCTGGTTGCTCACCGTGAGGTCCAGCTTCTTTTCAATGGTTTGTGCATTGATGTTGGGCAGCCATGCTACAAAGAAGAATATTACCCATACAGAAAGTTTGGGGTAGGAAATCCCTAACGGGCATCCCCGCTTTTTTGTACATTTGTCCATTCATTTTAAAATTTAGCTTGTACTGAATTTTAGCGCCCTGTTACCGCAGGGTGCATTTTTTTACCTGATAACTATTTGATTGTCTGTAATTGTGTACTGGAAACTGCTCATCAATTTTAACTGTTGCATGACGTTTTCGATCGTGTTATTCCGGAATGTGGCAGTGTATTTCCTTTTTAATAAGGTGGCATCCTTTACCTCAAAGTGAACAGCGTATTTATGCTGCAATACCTGTAAGACCTGTTGTAAACCTGCATCCTGGAAAATCAATTCTCCCCTGATCCAGGCGGTTGTATTAGCAGTATCAATTTGCTCTTTTATAAATGTCCCGTTTCTTTTATCTGCGGTCAATCCCATACCGGCGCTCAAAACGAGTCCTTTTAAGCCGATTTTACCGCTATTTACGTTTACGATGGCTGTGTGTTCATCTTTATAATCCCTGACGGTAAAAGACGTTCCTAATACCTTTACATTGAGTTGTGGTGACCTTACATAGAATGGTCGTTTGGCGTCTCTGGCAATTTCAAAATAAGCTTCTCCTTCTTCTACATATACTATACGTGCACTATCTTCAAATTCTTCCGGGAAATACAAGATGGATCCGCCATTAATAGTGACCCGACTCCCATCAGACAAGGTGATGGACCCATGATTACCATCTGCTATACGCATTGTACGAAAGCGGCGCGCTGCTTTTTGCTCCCAGTTTAATACTCCTTTACGTATTAAAAAACTACTCCCCAATAATAACACGAAGATGGCGGCGTAACGGCTGACATTTTTTAACAAAACAGGTTTTACTTTTAATGAAGCCAGTTTTACAGCCGGTTGCCTGTTATACCGAAAGCGTGCCAGTGCAGCATCAATTTCTGCCTCTGGCAACTGGTGTGCTGTATTGTTTACAAATGCATCTACGGGAAATAGTTCCGACAATTCCTGTTCAGACAAGCCTTCTAATGCCTGCTGTAATTCCTGCTTCCCTGCAGCATCCAATTTGCCTGCCTGATAGTCTGCCAGTCTGTGCCTGATGTCGGAAATATTCATTTAAGAGACGTCGTTTTATATAAGAACGGCGAATTAAAATGGGCACCGACAGGAAAGTAGGTTAAGGAATTGTTACCTGATAAAAATTCATGACGTTGGGTGCTCCCAATAGGAATGAAACCCCTTACCAGATAAAAAAGATAGTAGCCAGACGTGAACGAAGCGAGCGGAGTACTCTGCCTATATACCGTTCCACCGTTTTTTCAGACACCCCTTCCTGAAGGGCGATCTCCTTGTAAGTCAATCCGTACTCGCGATTAAGCAGGTAATAACGGCGCACCGTTTCTTCGTGATTATTAATAGTATGATTAACGATTTGCTGTTGTTCTTTAGCTTCTATAACAGTCATAGCCGGAGAAAAATGTCCGGATTCAGGGAAACTTACCTTATACGCATCCTGCTGTTTACGTTCCCGCAGCGCAACTTTCAGGTGGTCAAGAAAACAATTACGGGCAATGACAAGGATGTAACGGGCTATTTCAGTTTCTTCTCCAGGAAGCAGGTGGAATTTTTGCCAGGCTTTCAGGTAGGCTTCCTGCGCCAGGTCTTCGGCTAGTTCATTATTATTACTTATTTTTATAAGATATGCAACAGTGCCCGACCAGGTCTCTTTAAAGATCCTGTCGAAAATTGCAGCAGTATTTTCAGAATTGGAACGCATCATATAAATTGACGCACAAAATTAGGAAGTCAGTTTAAAGTGAGTGTTAAGTTATTATAAACAAAATCGGTGTGACTTTTGTATTGATTTGCATAAATTTTTAATAACATGGCAGAGACAGGACATATTTTAGCGATTGATGTAGGTGGATCGCATATCAAATGTACGATCCTCAATGATAAAGGGGAATGGCAAATGGAGTATAAGCGGGTAAAGACGCCGGAGGCGCCAACCCCCGGGAATGTATTAAGTACCATTCAGGATTTGGTGCAAGGCATGCCGGAATATGATAAGGTCTCTGTTGGATTTCCAGGGTATGTAAGGAATGGTATCGTGTATACGGCGCCGAACCTGGGGAATCCGAACTGGAAGGATATTGATCTGGGACAGCGCATTGCAGATATGCTGAATAAACCGGTGAGATTGGTGAATGATGCGGATCAGCTGGGACTGGGTGTTGTGAGTGGCAAAGGGTATGAGCTGGCAGTGACGCTGGGAACAGGGTTTGGAACAGCACTTTTGATTGATGGGTACCTGCTGCCGCACCTGGAACTGGCACATCACCCCTTTACGAAGGAGCATGATTATGATGAATATATAGGCAATAAGGCGTTGGAAAAAGAAGGGTTGGAAAAGTGGAATAAGCGGATGGAACGCGTGATGGAGGTGCTGAAAGTGGTGTTTAATTATGATCGGTTGTATTTGGGAGGGGGGAATGCGGATAAGATTAGTTTTAAACTGGATAAGAATGTGATATTGTTTACGAATAAAGATGGGATTA
This Chitinophaga sancti DNA region includes the following protein-coding sequences:
- a CDS encoding FecR family protein, whose protein sequence is MNISDIRHRLADYQAGKLDAAGKQELQQALEGLSEQELSELFPVDAFVNNTAHQLPEAEIDAALARFRYNRQPAVKLASLKVKPVLLKNVSRYAAIFVLLLGSSFLIRKGVLNWEQKAARRFRTMRIADGNHGSITLSDGSRVTINGGSILYFPEEFEDSARIVYVEEGEAYFEIARDAKRPFYVRSPQLNVKVLGTSFTVRDYKDEHTAIVNVNSGKIGLKGLVLSAGMGLTADKRNGTFIKEQIDTANTTAWIRGELIFQDAGLQQVLQVLQHKYAVHFEVKDATLLKRKYTATFRNNTIENVMQQLKLMSSFQYTITDNQIVIR
- a CDS encoding ROK family protein, with the protein product MAETGHILAIDVGGSHIKCTILNDKGEWQMEYKRVKTPEAPTPGNVLSTIQDLVQGMPEYDKVSVGFPGYVRNGIVYTAPNLGNPNWKDIDLGQRIADMLNKPVRLVNDADQLGLGVVSGKGYELAVTLGTGFGTALLIDGYLLPHLELAHHPFTKEHDYDEYIGNKALEKEGLEKWNKRMERVMEVLKVVFNYDRLYLGGGNADKISFKLDKNVILFTNKDGIKGGAKLWEMEDKYHISTNFPKNKQ
- a CDS encoding sigma-70 family RNA polymerase sigma factor — its product is MMRSNSENTAAIFDRIFKETWSGTVAYLIKISNNNELAEDLAQEAYLKAWQKFHLLPGEETEIARYILVIARNCFLDHLKVALRERKQQDAYKVSFPESGHFSPAMTVIEAKEQQQIVNHTINNHEETVRRYYLLNREYGLTYKEIALQEGVSEKTVERYIGRVLRSLRSRLATIFFIW